One Filimonas effusa genomic window carries:
- a CDS encoding mediator complex subunit 15 domain-containing protein yields the protein MSGFNFTIPNTLLAGLYKDTLIASDEDAPLAEKPGAVAAVPGQEMRAAAAGGLHQAVQGGADQMQQGARQGETPGTGGMQQPGMQGETPRTGGMQQPGMQGDGRLSVPMPGDVQSNPAQGMPAADGYGVAGGAAGNVQSGQGGATANMQGGQGRAAGNVQGGQGGAAANMQGGQGGAAGNVQGGQGGAAANMQGGQGRAAGNVQGGQGGAAANMQGGQGSAAGNVQSGQRGAAGNAAVSMLGNNAKGIVILVKDGENVHLAEDALQLLSGILAACRLNMGDVAVVNMSRNHFNFSQIRQQLQVNYCFLFDISMQEMQLAFAIPPFQVFQHDSCTFLSAPALQRMLGGSEEAKLLKSKLWLCLKNIFNI from the coding sequence ATGTCAGGTTTCAACTTTACCATACCCAATACGCTGTTGGCGGGGCTGTACAAAGATACGCTTATCGCCTCAGATGAGGATGCGCCTTTGGCGGAAAAACCGGGTGCTGTTGCTGCAGTTCCCGGGCAGGAGATGCGTGCTGCGGCTGCCGGGGGGCTGCACCAGGCAGTTCAAGGAGGAGCAGACCAGATGCAGCAGGGGGCAAGGCAGGGTGAAACTCCGGGAACAGGCGGGATGCAACAGCCGGGGATGCAGGGTGAAACTCCTAGAACAGGCGGGATGCAACAGCCGGGGATGCAGGGTGACGGCCGACTGTCGGTGCCTATGCCTGGTGATGTGCAAAGTAATCCGGCACAGGGTATGCCGGCAGCTGACGGCTACGGTGTTGCCGGGGGAGCGGCGGGGAATGTGCAGAGCGGACAAGGAGGAGCGACAGCGAATATGCAGGGAGGACAAGGAAGAGCGGCGGGGAATGTGCAGGGAGGACAAGGAGGGGCGGCAGCGAATATGCAGGGAGGACAAGGAGGAGCGGCGGGGAATGTGCAGGGAGGACAAGGAGGGGCGGCAGCGAATATGCAGGGAGGACAAGGAAGAGCGGCGGGGAATGTGCAGGGAGGACAAGGAGGGGCGGCAGCGAATATGCAGGGAGGACAAGGAAGTGCGGCGGGGAATGTGCAGAGCGGACAAAGAGGAGCGGCGGGGAATGCTGCTGTTAGTATGCTTGGGAATAATGCGAAGGGCATCGTTATTCTTGTAAAGGATGGTGAGAATGTACATCTTGCAGAGGATGCGCTTCAGCTTTTAAGTGGTATACTTGCTGCGTGCCGGCTGAATATGGGGGATGTGGCAGTGGTGAATATGAGCCGGAATCATTTCAACTTTTCTCAAATCAGGCAACAACTACAGGTCAACTACTGTTTTCTTTTCGACATTAGTATGCAGGAGATGCAGCTGGCGTTTGCGATCCCTCCTTTCCAGGTATTCCAGCATGACAGCTGTACTTTTTTGAGTGCACCTGCGCTGCAGCGGATGCTGGGTGGATCGGAAGAGGCGAAACTGCTGAAAAGCAAATTATGGTTGTGCCTGAAAAACATCTTTAACATATGA
- a CDS encoding NACHT domain-containing protein, producing the protein MRTFFEDDSIKLLMGKVLTEFGKATITPADCKSLSEAVLASTKKTISETTLKRLFGFARRSFEFSIYTLDTLSEYVGYSNWENFSKENAKEFSKAGGDDVNKWQALRKTCAKYSGYTLQTIKNSSGIPFPETIHREELTQFIRKFLQTNQSIAPIIAPTGFGKSVGMAHTVLKLWHGAEAVYPQDICCFINVHQVQTIALYKHSLTEWLGKYLHLLYDEIASLVASREADARLVIIIEGFDEKTFSADKLKLVYNNIIEFINYNSQYHWIKIILTMRPSSWAKLAHTYLNPVFFHNRVFIDNSYPNENTIHHTLPFTPAEIKKIIALGRFGNTMPVSFSSDLLELLSYPRFLEILFSIIAPDATSNQTEEALMYRIIHTDVSYHSQFDTHSAVKTRILDKILGPVVEGAPPDANNEWFFVKDTLTTTAYNQLIDDYMLVEEKASWGSSPYPKHIRFSNKYIEYYFASLLLLKKNDNIINTTLVDHIRSSTSLQPISRYIIKWYLLRTLYANNTRAIQEIFHSGHLSPAGKLHYFDFLVNLSDNSNQKKIIETLLLGSDFIAHFFEQGLLYRHIGAKNNKLLTTLFELAPETRWKYCSLVLLYLNAMLHLQTYHAEAYLREYRKISKADDGLQMQFARDIMAILLDYARYDICSEQLPEILKRFTDDVLENRASSDCVIHLNMILAIYGLLYMESFKELHRFAIALQVGLTPEQKEAYGFIKTLSDYAGKYAELMHKGLESIHARKGTEELLLKEQQIPEADILNKTLFYLLSARYYEKKKDLNKCIALAKAANTLAAAHQLHLLSLLSFRILKHAYTLADQADMAAEAEGDMKQLLQEGRDGAGNRW; encoded by the coding sequence ATGAGAACATTTTTCGAAGACGATTCCATTAAGTTATTGATGGGCAAGGTATTAACTGAGTTTGGAAAAGCAACTATCACGCCAGCCGATTGCAAATCACTTTCTGAAGCCGTGCTTGCCAGTACCAAGAAAACGATAAGCGAGACCACCTTAAAACGTTTGTTTGGCTTTGCGAGGCGGAGCTTTGAGTTTTCGATCTACACATTAGACACACTTTCTGAATATGTCGGGTATTCGAACTGGGAAAATTTCAGCAAGGAAAATGCGAAAGAATTTTCCAAGGCGGGGGGAGATGATGTAAACAAGTGGCAGGCCTTACGGAAGACCTGTGCCAAATATTCCGGTTATACCCTTCAGACCATCAAGAACAGTTCGGGGATACCTTTTCCGGAGACCATACATCGTGAAGAGCTGACACAGTTTATCCGGAAGTTTCTTCAGACGAACCAGTCTATCGCGCCTATTATTGCCCCTACGGGGTTTGGCAAATCGGTAGGCATGGCTCATACCGTGTTAAAATTATGGCATGGCGCTGAAGCGGTTTATCCTCAGGATATCTGTTGTTTCATCAATGTTCACCAGGTTCAGACGATTGCGCTTTACAAACATTCTTTAACGGAATGGCTTGGCAAGTACCTGCATTTGCTTTATGATGAGATAGCTTCGCTGGTTGCTTCGAGAGAAGCTGATGCCAGGCTGGTGATCATCATTGAAGGTTTTGACGAAAAGACATTTTCGGCCGACAAGCTGAAGCTTGTTTACAACAACATTATAGAGTTCATCAATTACAACAGCCAGTATCACTGGATCAAGATCATACTTACCATGCGGCCCAGTTCCTGGGCTAAACTCGCGCATACTTATCTGAATCCTGTATTCTTTCATAACCGGGTATTCATCGATAATTCTTATCCCAACGAGAATACCATACATCATACGCTGCCTTTTACTCCTGCTGAAATAAAAAAGATAATAGCATTGGGGCGTTTTGGCAATACAATGCCGGTCAGTTTTTCAAGTGATTTGCTGGAGCTGCTTTCCTATCCCCGTTTCCTGGAGATCTTATTTTCGATCATAGCACCGGACGCTACCAGTAATCAAACAGAAGAAGCGCTGATGTATCGTATCATTCATACTGATGTGAGCTATCATTCGCAGTTTGATACACATTCGGCAGTAAAAACGAGGATCCTCGATAAAATACTTGGACCGGTTGTGGAAGGCGCGCCGCCAGACGCCAACAACGAATGGTTCTTTGTTAAGGATACACTTACTACCACTGCATATAATCAACTTATAGACGACTATATGCTTGTAGAGGAAAAAGCCAGCTGGGGCAGTTCTCCCTATCCCAAACATATACGGTTCAGCAACAAATACATCGAGTATTATTTTGCCAGCCTGCTGCTGCTTAAAAAGAATGATAATATCATCAATACTACGCTCGTTGATCATATACGCAGCTCGACTTCGTTGCAGCCTATCAGCCGTTATATCATCAAATGGTACCTGTTGCGTACGTTGTATGCCAACAATACCAGGGCGATACAGGAGATATTTCATTCGGGGCATTTATCGCCTGCGGGCAAGCTGCATTATTTCGACTTTTTGGTGAACCTTTCGGATAACAGCAACCAGAAGAAGATCATAGAAACATTATTACTTGGCAGCGACTTCATCGCGCATTTTTTTGAGCAAGGATTATTATACCGTCATATTGGGGCGAAGAACAATAAGCTGCTGACCACTTTATTTGAGCTGGCTCCTGAAACGCGCTGGAAATACTGTTCGCTGGTATTACTTTACCTGAATGCCATGCTGCATTTGCAGACCTATCATGCAGAAGCTTACTTAAGAGAATATCGTAAAATATCGAAGGCAGACGATGGGCTGCAGATGCAATTTGCGCGTGATATCATGGCTATTCTGCTCGACTATGCGCGTTATGATATATGCAGTGAGCAATTGCCCGAGATACTGAAGCGCTTTACCGATGATGTATTGGAGAACAGGGCTTCCAGTGACTGTGTGATACATCTGAATATGATACTGGCGATATACGGTTTGTTGTATATGGAATCGTTTAAAGAATTACATCGCTTTGCAATAGCCTTACAGGTTGGGCTGACGCCTGAGCAGAAGGAAGCCTATGGTTTTATCAAAACCCTTTCGGACTATGCGGGTAAATATGCGGAGCTGATGCATAAGGGATTGGAAAGCATTCATGCCCGCAAGGGCACGGAGGAGCTGTTATTAAAAGAGCAGCAGATTCCCGAGGCTGATATTCTGAATAAGACCTTGTTTTACCTGTTATCGGCGCGTTACTATGAGAAGAAGAAGGATCTGAATAAGTGTATAGCGCTGGCGAAAGCGGCCAATACACTTGCTGCGGCTCATCAGCTGCATTTGCTGAGTTTATTATCGTTCAGGATACTGAAGCATGCTTATACGCTGGCAGATCAGGCTGATATGGCTGCGGAGGCAGAAGGCGATATGAAGCAGTTGCTGCAGGAAGGGAGGGATGGAGCGGGGAACAGGTGGTAG
- a CDS encoding thioesterase family protein, which produces MNRIKVSLPESYSFATEITIRITDLNYGGHVGNDAFLSLIHEARMQFLHHYGYSETSFEGCGLIMADAAIEYKHELAYGDSVRISVAAGGFDKLGFDIYYLIELLTPDGSRLAGKVKTGMLCFDYKEKKKVAVPAYAQQKLVQHFIP; this is translated from the coding sequence ATGAACAGGATTAAAGTTAGTTTACCGGAGAGTTATTCTTTTGCTACAGAGATCACGATCAGGATCACGGATCTTAATTATGGCGGGCATGTTGGGAATGATGCGTTTCTTTCTTTGATACATGAGGCCAGAATGCAGTTCCTGCATCATTATGGTTATTCGGAGACGTCGTTTGAAGGATGCGGGCTTATCATGGCTGATGCTGCCATAGAGTATAAACATGAGCTGGCCTATGGCGATAGTGTAAGGATATCTGTTGCGGCAGGAGGTTTTGACAAGCTTGGGTTTGATATTTACTACCTGATTGAATTACTTACGCCTGATGGAAGCAGGCTGGCGGGCAAAGTGAAAACGGGGATGCTATGCTTTGATTATAAAGAGAAGAAAAAAGTTGCGGTACCTGCGTATGCCCAGCAGAAGCTAGTGCAGCATTTTATTCCTTAG
- the rdgB gene encoding RdgB/HAM1 family non-canonical purine NTP pyrophosphatase, which produces MSTVTLIFATNNAHKVAEIKAVVGDKLELLTLEEAGITTDIPEPHDTLEANAREKSAVIHQMTGKNCFSDDSGLEVTALNGEPGVKSARYAGDGRNFQQNIAKLLYKLEGSSDRSAQFRTVISLIWNDHEYLFEGICKGQIITTQRGTEGFGYDPVFIPEGSDRTFAEMTTEEKNSFSHRRKAMDKLEAFLRGIDG; this is translated from the coding sequence ATGAGTACAGTTACCTTAATATTCGCCACCAACAATGCTCACAAGGTGGCCGAGATAAAAGCGGTTGTTGGCGACAAGCTGGAGCTATTAACCCTTGAAGAAGCGGGTATCACCACTGACATACCGGAGCCACATGATACACTGGAAGCCAATGCCAGAGAGAAATCGGCCGTTATACACCAGATGACGGGTAAAAATTGTTTTAGTGACGACAGCGGCCTGGAAGTAACTGCACTTAACGGGGAGCCGGGTGTTAAAAGCGCGCGTTATGCGGGTGATGGCCGTAATTTTCAGCAGAATATCGCGAAGCTTTTATATAAGCTGGAAGGCAGCAGTGACCGCTCGGCGCAGTTCCGAACTGTTATTTCGCTCATCTGGAATGATCATGAGTATCTTTTTGAAGGGATCTGTAAAGGTCAGATCATCACTACGCAAAGGGGGACAGAAGGCTTTGGGTATGATCCTGTGTTCATTCCTGAAGGCAGTGACAGGACATTTGCGGAGATGACCACTGAAGAGAAAAACAGTTTCAGTCACAGGCGTAAGGCGATGGATAAGCTGGAGGCATTTTTGAGGGGGATAGACGGCTAA
- a CDS encoding branched-chain amino acid aminotransferase, with translation MIDAFEIQVTKVGESKLKNLSLENLPFGRFFTDHMLEAEYENGEWKLAEIKPYQPLLLDPSLAALHYGQAIFEGIKAYKTDAGEPFIFRPYDNYRRFNRSAARMNMPEVPEEIFIEGMRQLINIDSNWIPAKPDHSLYIRPFMFATDTMLGVKPSETYKFLIILSPTGPYYAQPMKIAVEEKYTRAAPGGVGFAKNAGNYGGSLIAATEAKKLGYDQVLWTDPFEHKWLQEVGMMNVFFVIDNVAVTPSLEEGTILEGVTRDTVITLLKEMGVKVEERRISVDELVEAHKAGKVSEIFGTGTAAVISPIKELKYQDYVMEFDTDKVTTAPEVKRRLTAIREGKAEDTYNWIFKI, from the coding sequence ATGATAGATGCTTTTGAAATACAGGTTACCAAAGTCGGGGAATCTAAGTTAAAGAACCTCAGCCTGGAAAACTTGCCTTTCGGCCGTTTTTTCACAGACCACATGCTAGAGGCTGAATATGAGAACGGCGAATGGAAACTGGCTGAAATTAAACCCTACCAGCCATTGCTCCTCGATCCTTCTCTTGCTGCTTTGCATTATGGCCAGGCTATTTTCGAAGGCATTAAAGCTTATAAAACAGATGCGGGAGAACCCTTCATCTTCCGCCCTTACGATAACTACAGAAGGTTTAACCGCTCTGCAGCCCGTATGAATATGCCCGAAGTTCCCGAAGAGATCTTTATCGAAGGTATGCGCCAGCTCATCAATATCGATAGCAACTGGATCCCCGCAAAACCAGACCATTCTCTTTATATCCGCCCATTCATGTTCGCTACCGATACCATGCTCGGCGTTAAACCCTCCGAAACCTATAAATTCCTCATCATCTTAAGCCCCACAGGCCCTTACTACGCGCAACCCATGAAAATTGCCGTGGAAGAAAAATATACCAGGGCCGCTCCCGGTGGCGTCGGCTTCGCTAAAAATGCAGGTAACTACGGCGGTAGCCTCATCGCTGCAACAGAAGCAAAAAAACTCGGATACGACCAGGTGTTATGGACCGACCCCTTCGAACACAAATGGTTACAGGAAGTAGGTATGATGAACGTGTTCTTCGTGATCGATAACGTAGCCGTTACCCCCTCACTCGAAGAAGGTACCATCCTCGAAGGTGTTACACGCGATACCGTTATCACCCTCCTGAAAGAAATGGGCGTCAAAGTAGAAGAACGCAGGATCAGCGTCGACGAACTCGTAGAAGCACACAAAGCAGGAAAAGTATCCGAGATCTTCGGAACCGGTACCGCAGCTGTTATCTCTCCCATTAAAGAACTGAAATATCAGGACTATGTAATGGAGTTCGATACCGACAAAGTAACTACTGCTCCCGAAGTAAAACGCCGCCTCACCGCCATCCGCGAAGGTAAAGCAGAAGATACCTACAACTGGATCTTTAAGATCTAA